From the genome of Methylomonas sp. UP202, one region includes:
- the ubiD gene encoding 4-hydroxy-3-polyprenylbenzoate decarboxylase, with product MKYKDLRDFIAQLEKQGELKRIKIEVDPYLEMTVICDRVLKQGGPALLFENVKGSNIAVLGNLFGTTKRVAMGMGASDISELRGIGELLAYLKEPEPPKGMRDALEKLPVFKQVLNMAPKVVSNPPCQEVIRIGAEIDLADYPIQTCWPEDAAPLITWPLVITKGPNKERQNLGIYRQQVIGKNKVIMRWLAHRGGALDFREWQQQRPGEPFPVAVALGADPATILAAVTPVPDPLSEYAFAGLLRGSKTEVAKCLSNDLQVPASAEIVLEGFIYPGETAPEGPYGDHTGYYNEVDEFPVFTIERITQRQVPIYHSTYTGRPPDEPAILGVALNEVFVPILQKQFPEIVDFYLPPEGCSYRMAVISMKKQYAGHAKRVMLGTWSYLRQFMYTKFVIVVDDDVDVRNWQDVIWAITTRMDPARDLTILENTPIDYLDFASPVSGLGSKVGFDATNKWPGETQREWGRPIVMREDVIKKVDAMWDRLFN from the coding sequence ATGAAATACAAAGACTTAAGAGACTTTATCGCTCAACTGGAAAAACAAGGCGAACTGAAACGCATCAAAATCGAGGTCGATCCCTATCTGGAAATGACGGTGATCTGCGACCGGGTCTTGAAGCAAGGCGGTCCGGCCTTGCTGTTCGAAAACGTCAAAGGTTCCAATATCGCCGTGCTCGGCAATCTGTTCGGCACCACCAAGCGGGTGGCGATGGGCATGGGCGCCAGCGATATTTCGGAATTGCGCGGCATCGGCGAACTGCTGGCTTACTTGAAAGAGCCCGAGCCGCCCAAGGGCATGAGAGACGCCCTGGAAAAACTGCCAGTGTTCAAGCAGGTGCTGAACATGGCACCCAAAGTCGTCAGCAATCCGCCCTGTCAGGAAGTGATCCGCATCGGCGCCGAGATTGACTTGGCCGATTATCCGATCCAGACCTGCTGGCCGGAAGACGCCGCGCCGTTGATTACCTGGCCGCTGGTGATTACCAAGGGGCCGAACAAGGAACGCCAGAATCTGGGCATCTACCGCCAGCAGGTGATCGGCAAAAACAAGGTCATCATGCGCTGGCTGGCGCATCGCGGCGGCGCCCTGGATTTTCGGGAATGGCAACAACAACGCCCCGGCGAACCGTTCCCGGTCGCGGTGGCGCTGGGCGCCGATCCGGCGACTATCTTGGCTGCAGTAACGCCGGTGCCGGACCCGTTGTCCGAGTATGCCTTCGCTGGCCTGTTGCGCGGCAGCAAGACCGAAGTCGCCAAATGCCTGAGCAACGATTTGCAGGTGCCGGCCAGCGCCGAAATCGTGCTGGAAGGTTTTATCTATCCCGGCGAAACCGCGCCGGAAGGCCCCTACGGCGACCATACCGGTTATTACAACGAAGTAGACGAATTCCCGGTATTTACCATCGAGCGCATCACCCAGCGCCAAGTGCCGATCTACCACAGCACCTACACCGGCCGGCCGCCCGACGAACCGGCGATTCTCGGCGTTGCCTTGAACGAGGTATTCGTGCCGATTCTGCAAAAGCAGTTTCCGGAAATCGTCGATTTCTACCTGCCGCCGGAAGGCTGCTCGTACCGGATGGCGGTGATCAGCATGAAGAAGCAATACGCCGGCCACGCCAAGCGAGTCATGCTCGGCACCTGGTCCTATCTGCGGCAATTCATGTACACCAAGTTCGTCATCGTCGTTGACGACGACGTCGATGTGCGCAACTGGCAAGACGTGATTTGGGCCATCACCACCCGCATGGACCCTGCCCGCGATTTGACGATCCTGGAAAACACGCCGATCGATTATCTGGATTTTGCGTCGCCAGTGTCCGGTCTAGGCTCGAAAGTCGGCTTCGACGCCACCAACAAATGGCCCGGCGAAACCCAGCGCGAATGGGGCAGGCCTATCGTGATGCGCGAGGACGTCATTAAAAAGGTCGATGCGATGTGGGACAGGCTGTTCAACTGA
- a CDS encoding sterol desaturase family protein has translation MMFAVQFVLALCYANLGEWLMHKFILHRLGKRQNSFWAYHWHGHHATCAEHAMYDPGYAKIRLNAWNAQTKELAVLAGIASLHAPLLAIWPGFPCGLYFSLLIYYTRHRKAHLDPAWGRRHLSWHYDHHTLNKPGNWCVTWPGCDYLFGTRLSAQKPNDADRI, from the coding sequence ATGATGTTTGCCGTCCAGTTTGTTCTAGCGCTCTGTTACGCCAATCTCGGCGAATGGTTGATGCATAAATTTATCCTGCACCGCCTGGGCAAGCGCCAAAACAGCTTTTGGGCCTATCACTGGCACGGGCACCACGCGACCTGCGCCGAACACGCGATGTACGATCCGGGTTACGCGAAAATCCGCTTGAACGCATGGAACGCTCAGACCAAGGAACTGGCGGTATTGGCGGGCATCGCCTCGCTGCACGCGCCGTTACTGGCGATCTGGCCCGGCTTTCCGTGCGGCCTGTATTTTTCGCTACTGATTTATTACACCCGCCACCGCAAGGCCCATTTAGACCCGGCTTGGGGCCGGCGCCATTTAAGCTGGCACTACGACCACCATACCTTAAACAAACCCGGCAACTGGTGCGTGACCTGGCCGGGGTGCGACTACCTGTTCGGTACCCGGCTATCCGCTCAGAAGCCTAACGACGCCGACCGAATTTAA